From the genome of Methanobacteriales archaeon HGW-Methanobacteriales-1:
AAGTTGGTGCACTGGGATGTAAAGTAGTTTTACCAGATGGAAAATTGGATAAGGCATGTAGAAGAAGTTTCCCAGATGTTAGTGTCTCTTTTTACAGGATGATAGGTCTTTCACGTCTTTTCCCAAATAGTCCACGTTTTGGAAAATACAACCTTTGTTATTTAGATGATGATGGAGTTTACCCTATTGATTGTCTGGTGGGTGCATTCATGATGGTAAATTCCGAGGCAATTAAAGAGATAGGGCTTTTAGATGAAACTTTCTTCATGTACGGTGAAGATATTGACTGGTGCTATCGAATAAAAGAAGCTGAATGGGAGATAATATATTATGGTGCTGCTCAAATAATTCATTATAAAGGATCCAGCAGCCAGAAGCAAAAATCAAAACTCATATATGAATTTTACAGGGCCATGTATATTTTTTATAATAAGCATTATAAAAAACAGAACTCCATATTGACAACTGCTTTAACTTACGCA
Proteins encoded in this window:
- a CDS encoding glycosyl transferase family 2; protein product: MELSIIIVNYRTYDLTKQTIESVINKNHPFEYEIYVVDNNSQDESLEKLQNDFYSEIENNLIKFIPSPKNGGFAYANNLALQQITSKYVLLLNSDTIIVDECLEICLEYMQNHPEVGALGCKVVLPDGKLDKACRRSFPDVSVSFYRMIGLSRLFPNSPRFGKYNLCYLDDDGVYPIDCLVGAFMMVNSEAIKEIGLLDETFFMYGEDIDWCYRIKEAEWEIIYYGAAQIIHYKGSSSQKQKSKLIYEFYRAMYIFYNKHYKKQNSILTTALTYAGIGIICGLKLLLNIFKKSR